The DNA region TTACGGGAAGAGATTGTGAATAGTCTGAAATGGACTAACTACAAACTCCATACGGCGGATAACGGTCGTCAGGCATTTGATATGATTCAGGCAGACCCCGCCGAATGGGATGCTGTGATCACGGATATCAAAATGCCGGTCATGGACGGATTAACCCTGCTGAAAACACTCCGGAAAAAAGATTACCAGATTCCTGTGATCATCATGACCGGACATGGGGATTTTGAAATATCTCTTCAGGCGCTGAGACTTGGAGCTTTTGATTTCATTCTGAAGCCATTTGATCCTGATATTCTTGAAGAACTTCTGCATAAACTGGAAACCTTCCAGGAATCGCATGAAGTGTCTTCATTGATGCTGTCTTATGTGCGTCAAGTAGAACTGGATATTCCCAGTGACACTTCGCTGATCCTGAATGTGGTCAACTACCTTCAAAGTCATTTCCGCTATCATTGCAAACAATATCAAATCAATCTGACCCGTATCCATCTTTGCCTGTATGAAGCGCTGACCAATGCGGTGGTGCATGGCAATCTGGAGGTTGATTCATCCCTGAAAGAAGAATCGTGGGACACCTTTTTCGAGGTTCTGTCTCAAAGGGAAGGGCTCGAAAAATTCCGTAACCGGCAGGTTCATCTGGTTTATCGTGCCATGGAAGACCGTCTGGAGTTTGAATTCACGGATCAGGGAAAAGGATTCAATGCCCAAAAGCGATTGGATGTGCATGAACTTGATGATGTCGTGTCCAGTGGCAGAGGCTTGCTTCTGATCAAAACCTACATGGATGAAGTGGAATGGAATGAAACCGGAAACAGAATCCGTATGGTCAAATATCTCAAAAACTCAGGGTAGCTCCTTCTCACTGATCCACCAAATGACAGCGTACCCAATGGTCAGCTTTCTCACCGGCCTTACGCCATTCCGGGATCTGTTTGCCGCAAAGTTCCTGAGCCATCGGACATCGAGTATGAAATCTGCACCCTGACGGTAAATTGATGGGAGAGGGAACATCACCTTTCAGCACAATTTTCTGTTTTGTTCCGGTGGGCACTGTGGATGGAATCGCTGAAATCAGGGCTTGCGTGTAGGGATGCAACGCTCCGGAATAGATGGTGTCAGAATCGGTCATCTCCACAAACTGTCCCAGATACATCACCGCCACCCTGTCAGAAACATGACGAACCACGGCCAGATCATGAGAAATGAACAGATAGGTGAGATGCAGTCGTTCCTGCAATTCCAGCAACAGATTGAGAATCTGGGCCTGGATGGAAACGTCCAGCGCCGAGACCGGTTCATCACACACAATCAATCGCGGATTCAACGCAATGGCGCGCGCAATACCGATTCGTTGACGTTGTCCGCCTGAAAATTCATGGGGATAACGGTTTATCGCACCTTGAGAAACCCCGACCTGTTCCAGCAGGCGACTGACCTGATTCCGTCGTTCAACAGCATTCCGTTGCTGATGAATGATAAAGGGTTCTTCCAGAATTTCGCCAATGGTATGTCTCGAATTGAGCGAGTCAAAGGGATCCTGAAAAATCATCTGCATCCGCTGGCGTAACGGACGCAACTCTCTGGCTGAATGATGAGTGAT from SAR324 cluster bacterium includes:
- a CDS encoding ATP-binding cassette domain-containing protein codes for the protein MTSLLKIQNLTMHFPVYRGVLRRQVGVVHALDGVSFSVNPGETLGIVGESGSGKTTLGQTVLRLNNPTSGKILFEDADITHHSARELRPLRQRMQMIFQDPFDSLNSRHTIGEILEEPFIIHQQRNAVERRNQVSRLLEQVGVSQGAINRYPHEFSGGQRQRIGIARAIALNPRLIVCDEPVSALDVSIQAQILNLLLELQERLHLTYLFISHDLAVVRHVSDRVAVMYLGQFVEMTDSDTIYSGALHPYTQALISAIPSTVPTGTKQKIVLKGDVPSPINLPSGCRFHTRCPMAQELCGKQIPEWRKAGEKADHWVRCHLVDQ
- a CDS encoding response regulator; protein product: MKVLIVEDEADLREEIVNSLKWTNYKLHTADNGRQAFDMIQADPAEWDAVITDIKMPVMDGLTLLKTLRKKDYQIPVIIMTGHGDFEISLQALRLGAFDFILKPFDPDILEELLHKLETFQESHEVSSLMLSYVRQVELDIPSDTSLILNVVNYLQSHFRYHCKQYQINLTRIHLCLYEALTNAVVHGNLEVDSSLKEESWDTFFEVLSQREGLEKFRNRQVHLVYRAMEDRLEFEFTDQGKGFNAQKRLDVHELDDVVSSGRGLLLIKTYMDEVEWNETGNRIRMVKYLKNSG